In Pseudomonas nunensis, a single window of DNA contains:
- the prpF gene encoding 2-methylaconitate cis-trans isomerase PrpF — translation MAHAPQIKIPATYMRGGTSKGVFFSLKDLPEAAQIPGPARDALLLRVIGSPDPYDKQIDGMGGATSSTSKTVILSKSIKADHDVDYLFGQVSIDKPFVDWSGNCGNLSAAVGSFAISNGLVDASRIPHNGVAVVRVWQANIGKTIIAHVPITNGEVQETGDFELDGVTFPAAEVQVEFMDPAAEEEGGGGSMFPTGNLVDDLEVPGVGTFKATMINAGIPTIFINAEDIGYTGTELQGAINSDPKALAMFETIRAYGALRMGLIKDLDEAAKRQHTPKVAFVAKPADYVASSGKPIAAGDVDLLVRALSMGKLHHAMMGTAAVAIGTAAAISGTLVNLAAGGVERNAVRFGHPSGTLRVGAEASQVNGEWTVNKAIMSRSARVLMEGFVRIPGDSF, via the coding sequence ATGGCTCACGCACCCCAGATCAAAATCCCCGCCACCTACATGCGCGGCGGCACCAGCAAAGGCGTGTTCTTCAGCCTGAAAGACCTGCCCGAAGCGGCACAGATTCCGGGCCCGGCGCGCGATGCCTTGTTGCTGCGCGTCATCGGCAGCCCGGACCCGTACGACAAGCAAATCGACGGCATGGGCGGCGCGACGTCCAGCACCAGCAAAACCGTGATCCTGTCGAAAAGCATCAAGGCTGATCACGACGTCGATTACCTATTCGGTCAGGTGTCCATCGACAAGCCTTTCGTGGACTGGAGCGGCAATTGCGGCAACCTCTCGGCGGCAGTCGGTTCGTTCGCCATCAGCAACGGTCTGGTGGACGCCAGCCGCATTCCGCACAACGGCGTTGCCGTGGTGCGCGTGTGGCAAGCCAACATCGGCAAGACCATCATCGCGCATGTGCCGATCACCAACGGTGAAGTGCAGGAAACCGGTGATTTCGAACTCGACGGCGTGACCTTTCCGGCTGCTGAAGTGCAGGTCGAATTCATGGACCCGGCGGCGGAAGAAGAGGGTGGCGGCGGTTCGATGTTCCCTACCGGCAACCTGGTGGACGACCTCGAAGTGCCCGGCGTCGGCACCTTCAAGGCGACCATGATCAATGCCGGCATCCCGACGATTTTTATCAACGCTGAAGACATCGGCTACACAGGCACCGAGTTGCAGGGCGCAATCAACAGCGACCCGAAAGCCCTGGCGATGTTCGAAACCATCCGTGCCTACGGCGCGTTGCGCATGGGCCTGATCAAGGACTTGGACGAAGCGGCCAAGCGGCAGCACACACCGAAAGTGGCGTTCGTGGCCAAGCCTGCGGACTACGTCGCGTCCAGCGGCAAGCCGATTGCGGCAGGTGATGTGGACCTGCTGGTGCGTGCGCTGTCGATGGGCAAATTGCACCACGCGATGATGGGCACGGCGGCGGTGGCGATTGGCACCGCAGCGGCGATTTCCGGAACGTTGGTGAACCTGGCGGCGGGTGGTGTGGAACGCAATGCGGTGCGTTTCGGGCATCCGTCCGGGACGTTGCGCGTGGGTGCCGAGGCCAGTCAGGTGAACGGTGAGTGGACCGTGAACAAGGCCATCATGAGCCGCAGTGCGCGGGTGTTGATGGAAGGGTTCGTGCGTATTCCTGGCGATTCTTTCTAA
- the acnD gene encoding Fe/S-dependent 2-methylisocitrate dehydratase AcnD, giving the protein MNTEFRKPLPGSHLDYFDVRAAVEAIQPGAYDTLPYTSRVLAENLVRRCDPATLTDSLKQFIERKRDLDFPWFPARVVCHDILGQTALVDLAGLRDAIALQGGDPAQVNPVVPTQLIVDHSLAVERGGFDPEAFEKNRAIEDRRNEDRFHFINWTKKAFKNVDVIPPGNGIMHQINLEKMSPVIQVRDGVAFPDTCVGTDSHTPHVDALGVIAIGVGGLEAESVMLGRASWMRLPESVGVELTGKLQPGITATDMVLALTEFLRKQKVVGAWLEFFGEGASALTLGDRATISNMAPEYGATAAMFYIDQQTIDYLKLTGREDEQVALVENYAKTTGLWADSLKGAQYERGLSFDLSSVVRNMAGPSNPHARVATSDLAAQGISGQWTEVPGQMPDGAVIIAAITSCTNTSNPRNVIAAGLLARNANKLGLTRKPWVKSSLAPGSKTVALYLDEAGLTSELEQLGFGIVAFACTTCNGMSGALDPVIQQEIIDRDLYATAVLSGNRNFDGRIHPYAKNAFLASPPLVVAYAIAGTIRFDIEKDVLGVVDGKEIRLKDIWPSDEEIDAVVKVSVKPEQFRQVYIPMFAIHEDTGPKVTPLYDWREMSTYIRRPPYWEGALAGARPLKGMRPLAVLPDNITTDHLSPSNAIMLDSAAGEYLAKMGLPEEDFNSYATHRGDHLTAQRATFANPKLFNEMVRENGKVKQGSLARVEPEGQVMRMWEAIETYMERKQPLIIIAGADYGQGSSRDWAAKGVRLAGVEAIAAEGFERIHRTNLVGMGVLPLEFLPGTDRHTLGIDGSETYDVIGDRTPRAQLTLVINRLNGERIEVPVTCRLDTAEEVSIYEAGGVLQRFAQDFLESAVAV; this is encoded by the coding sequence ATGAACACAGAATTCCGCAAACCGCTGCCCGGCAGCCATCTGGATTATTTCGACGTCCGTGCGGCGGTCGAAGCGATCCAGCCTGGCGCCTATGACACCCTGCCGTACACCTCCCGCGTGCTCGCGGAAAACCTGGTGCGTCGCTGCGACCCGGCCACGCTCACCGATTCCCTGAAGCAATTCATCGAGCGCAAGCGCGACCTCGACTTCCCGTGGTTCCCGGCCCGCGTGGTCTGCCATGACATTCTTGGCCAGACCGCCCTGGTCGACCTCGCCGGCCTGCGCGACGCCATCGCCCTGCAAGGTGGCGACCCGGCGCAAGTGAATCCGGTGGTGCCGACGCAGTTGATCGTCGATCACTCCCTGGCCGTCGAGCGCGGTGGCTTTGATCCGGAGGCGTTCGAGAAGAACCGCGCCATCGAAGACCGTCGCAACGAAGACCGTTTCCACTTCATCAACTGGACCAAAAAAGCCTTCAAGAACGTTGATGTGATTCCGCCGGGCAACGGGATCATGCACCAGATCAACCTGGAGAAAATGTCTCCGGTGATCCAGGTGCGTGACGGCGTTGCGTTCCCCGATACCTGCGTCGGCACCGACAGCCACACCCCGCACGTCGATGCCCTGGGCGTGATCGCCATCGGCGTTGGTGGTCTGGAAGCCGAGAGCGTGATGCTCGGTCGCGCGTCGTGGATGCGCCTGCCAGAAAGTGTCGGCGTTGAACTGACCGGCAAGCTGCAACCGGGCATCACCGCCACCGACATGGTGCTGGCGCTGACCGAGTTTTTGCGTAAACAGAAAGTCGTCGGCGCGTGGCTTGAATTCTTCGGTGAAGGCGCTTCGGCGCTGACCCTCGGCGACCGCGCAACCATCTCCAACATGGCCCCGGAATACGGCGCCACTGCCGCGATGTTCTACATTGATCAGCAGACCATCGACTACCTCAAACTCACCGGCCGTGAAGACGAGCAGGTAGCGCTTGTCGAGAACTACGCCAAGACCACCGGCCTGTGGGCTGACAGCCTGAAGGGCGCGCAATACGAGCGCGGCTTGAGCTTCGACCTGTCCTCTGTGGTGCGCAACATGGCCGGCCCGAGCAACCCGCACGCTCGCGTCGCGACGTCGGACCTTGCCGCCCAAGGCATCTCCGGCCAGTGGACCGAAGTGCCTGGCCAGATGCCGGACGGCGCGGTGATCATCGCCGCCATCACCAGTTGCACCAACACCAGCAACCCGCGCAACGTCATCGCCGCCGGCCTGCTGGCGCGCAATGCCAACAAGCTCGGATTGACCCGTAAGCCTTGGGTCAAATCGTCCCTGGCGCCGGGCTCGAAAACCGTCGCGCTGTACCTTGACGAAGCGGGGCTGACCAGCGAACTCGAACAGCTCGGCTTCGGCATCGTCGCGTTCGCTTGCACCACCTGCAACGGCATGTCTGGCGCACTGGATCCGGTGATCCAGCAAGAGATCATCGACCGCGATTTGTATGCGACCGCTGTGCTTTCCGGCAACCGTAACTTCGACGGGCGGATTCACCCGTACGCCAAGAATGCGTTCCTCGCTTCACCGCCGCTGGTGGTGGCTTACGCCATCGCCGGGACCATCCGTTTCGACATCGAAAAAGACGTGCTGGGCGTGGTCGATGGCAAAGAAATTCGCCTGAAAGACATCTGGCCGAGCGACGAAGAAATCGACGCCGTGGTGAAAGTCTCGGTGAAGCCGGAGCAGTTCCGTCAGGTCTACATTCCGATGTTCGCCATCCACGAAGATACCGGCCCGAAAGTCACGCCGCTGTACGACTGGCGCGAGATGAGCACCTACATCCGCCGTCCGCCGTACTGGGAAGGCGCGCTGGCCGGCGCGCGTCCGCTCAAGGGCATGCGCCCGCTGGCGGTGCTGCCGGACAACATCACCACCGATCACCTGTCGCCATCCAACGCGATCATGCTCGACAGCGCCGCCGGTGAATACCTGGCGAAAATGGGCTTGCCGGAAGAGGACTTCAACTCTTACGCAACCCACCGTGGCGACCACTTGACCGCGCAGCGCGCGACCTTTGCCAACCCGAAACTGTTCAATGAAATGGTCCGGGAAAACGGCAAGGTCAAGCAGGGTTCGCTGGCCCGCGTCGAGCCGGAAGGTCAGGTCATGCGCATGTGGGAAGCCATCGAAACCTACATGGAACGCAAGCAGCCGCTGATCATCATTGCCGGCGCCGACTACGGTCAGGGTTCGTCGCGGGACTGGGCGGCGAAAGGCGTGCGCCTGGCCGGTGTTGAAGCGATTGCCGCCGAAGGTTTCGAGCGCATTCACCGCACCAACCTGGTGGGCATGGGCGTGTTGCCACTGGAGTTTTTGCCGGGCACCGACCGTCACACGTTAGGCATCGATGGCAGCGAAACTTATGACGTGATCGGCGACCGCACGCCGCGTGCGCAGTTGACGTTGGTGATCAATCGTCTGAATGGCGAGCGCATTGAAGTGCCGGTGACTTGCCGCCTCGACACCGCTGAAGAAGTCTCGATTTACGAAGCGGGCGGCGTGTTGCAGCGCTTTGCCCAGGACTTCCTTGAATCGGCCGTCGCCGTTTAA
- a CDS encoding DMT family transporter: MAGLITSILFLIVCLSWGTTWLGIKIAVESVPPLTAAGLRFLIAFPLFLSFALLRREPLLFPRKSRWFFVFVTLSYFSLPYYLLNYGEMHVSSGLTALLFSCMPVFILIFSAVFLREKIYPSQVIGIAIGFGSLFMIIRSQGLHLDHAEFFGVLAILAAALMHALCYVITKKQGSAISVITYNTLPIGLAGLMLFVAGLSFEAPVFDDISARSWGALLYLGLVASVGGFIVYFLLLKRLSPIILSFVFIIFPVFAVVIGAWYEGQSISRELMIYSAVLLAGFAITKLPVEKWLKT; the protein is encoded by the coding sequence CTGGCGGGATTGATCACCAGCATCTTGTTCCTGATCGTCTGCCTGAGTTGGGGCACCACATGGCTGGGGATCAAAATCGCCGTCGAAAGCGTGCCGCCCCTGACCGCCGCCGGCCTACGTTTTCTGATCGCCTTTCCGCTGTTCTTGAGCTTCGCCCTGCTGCGTCGCGAGCCGCTGCTGTTTCCACGCAAAAGTCGCTGGTTTTTCGTGTTCGTTACGCTCTCGTATTTCAGCCTGCCGTATTACTTGCTCAACTACGGCGAGATGCACGTCTCGTCTGGCCTGACCGCGTTGCTGTTCAGCTGCATGCCGGTGTTCATCCTGATTTTTTCCGCGGTGTTTTTGCGGGAGAAAATCTATCCCTCGCAGGTGATTGGCATCGCCATCGGGTTTGGCAGTTTGTTCATGATTATCCGCAGCCAGGGCCTGCACCTGGACCACGCCGAGTTCTTCGGTGTACTGGCGATTCTGGCGGCAGCGCTGATGCATGCGCTGTGTTACGTGATCACCAAGAAACAAGGCAGTGCGATCAGCGTGATTACCTACAACACGCTGCCCATTGGTCTGGCGGGGTTGATGCTGTTTGTCGCGGGATTGAGTTTTGAGGCGCCGGTGTTCGATGACATCAGCGCACGGTCGTGGGGCGCCCTGCTCTATCTGGGGCTGGTGGCGTCGGTGGGTGGGTTTATCGTTTACTTTTTGCTGCTCAAACGGCTGAGCCCGATCATTTTGTCGTTCGTGTTTATTATTTTTCCGGTGTTCGCGGTGGTGATTGGCGCCTGGTACGAGGGACAGAGTATTTCGCGGGAGCTGATGATTTACTCGGCGGTGTTGCTGGCGGGGTTTGCCATCACCAAATTACCGGTCGAGAAATGGCTCAAAACCTGA
- the prpD gene encoding 2-methylcitrate dehydratase: MSANVDLNNRPDYDTVLQDIADYVLNFKIESTEALDTARNCLMDTLGCGLLALRFPECTKHLGPIVEGTVVPFGARVPGTSFRLDPVKAAWDIGCIVRWLDYNDTWLAAEWGHPSDNLGGILAVADHLSQKRLANGDAPLTIRAVLEAMIMAHEIQGVIALENSFNRVGLDHVLLVKVASTAVTAKLMGANREQLLSALSHAFADGQALRTYRHAPNAGSRKSWAAGDASSRGVRLADIAMRGEMGIPGVLTAKQWGFYDVLFSHTNNDLALKPDDKRAFSFSRQYGSYVMENVLFKISFPAEFHAQTACEAAVTLHPQVRNRLHEIDRIVITTHESAIRIISKVGPLANAADRDHCIQYMTAVPLAFGNLVAEQYEDDFHTAHPIIDVLREKMVIVEEPRFTREYLEADKRSIANAIQVFFKDGSSTENVVVEYPIGHRRRRADGIPLLEDKFKANLATRFTGQRSAEIFALCKDQAALEATPVNRFVDLFVI; this comes from the coding sequence ATGAGCGCCAACGTCGATCTGAACAACCGCCCCGACTACGACACGGTCCTGCAGGACATCGCTGACTACGTCCTCAACTTCAAGATCGAGTCCACCGAAGCACTCGATACCGCCCGCAACTGCCTGATGGACACCCTCGGCTGTGGCCTGCTGGCCCTGCGCTTTCCCGAATGCACCAAACACCTGGGCCCGATCGTCGAAGGCACCGTCGTCCCGTTCGGCGCCCGTGTGCCTGGCACCAGTTTCCGTCTCGACCCGGTCAAGGCTGCGTGGGACATCGGCTGCATCGTGCGCTGGCTCGACTACAACGACACCTGGCTCGCCGCCGAGTGGGGTCATCCGTCGGATAACCTCGGCGGGATTCTCGCGGTGGCGGATCACCTGTCGCAAAAGCGCCTGGCCAATGGCGATGCGCCGCTGACGATCCGTGCGGTGCTCGAAGCAATGATCATGGCCCACGAGATTCAGGGCGTGATCGCGCTGGAAAACTCCTTCAACCGTGTAGGCCTCGATCACGTGCTGCTGGTGAAAGTCGCCTCGACCGCCGTCACCGCCAAACTCATGGGCGCCAATCGTGAGCAGTTGCTGTCGGCGCTGTCCCATGCCTTTGCCGATGGCCAGGCGCTGCGCACTTATCGTCATGCGCCGAACGCCGGGTCGCGCAAATCCTGGGCCGCCGGTGATGCCTCCAGCCGAGGCGTGCGTCTGGCGGACATTGCGATGCGTGGCGAGATGGGCATCCCCGGCGTACTGACCGCCAAGCAGTGGGGCTTCTATGACGTGTTGTTCAGCCATACCAATAACGATCTGGCGCTCAAGCCCGACGACAAACGCGCGTTCAGCTTCTCTCGCCAGTACGGCAGCTACGTGATGGAAAACGTGCTGTTCAAAATCAGCTTCCCCGCCGAGTTCCACGCGCAGACCGCGTGTGAAGCGGCTGTGACCCTGCACCCGCAGGTCCGCAATCGCCTGCACGAAATTGACAGGATCGTCATCACCACCCACGAATCGGCGATCCGTATCATTTCCAAGGTCGGACCCTTGGCCAATGCCGCCGACCGCGATCACTGCATCCAATACATGACCGCCGTGCCGCTGGCCTTCGGCAATCTGGTGGCCGAGCAATACGAAGACGATTTCCATACCGCCCATCCGATCATCGACGTGCTGCGGGAAAAAATGGTCATCGTCGAGGAGCCGCGTTTCACTCGCGAATACCTGGAAGCCGACAAGCGTTCCATCGCCAATGCGATCCAGGTGTTTTTCAAGGACGGCTCCAGCACCGAGAACGTGGTGGTCGAGTACCCGATCGGCCATCGCCGTCGCCGTGCCGATGGCATTCCGCTGCTGGAAGACAAGTTCAAGGCCAACCTGGCGACACGCTTCACCGGTCAGCGCAGCGCCGAAATTTTTGCCTTGTGCAAGGATCAGGCTGCGCTGGAAGCAACGCCGGTTAACCGGTTTGTCGACCTGTTCGTGATCTGA